The Clostridium aceticum genomic interval TAATTGCAGTGAAATGAACGAATACATCGTCTCCACCTTCTACTTCAATAAATCCAAATCCTTTTTCAGCGTTAAACCATTTAACTTTTCCTGTTTTCATTAAAAAAAACCTCCAAATAATTTTTATAATTTTTCTCATATGTAAGGAGAAAAAAATTCGCATATTATAAAGAGTGATATTTTTGGTGAAGTGATAACTCTTTATAATATGCGAATTATAAACTCCATCTACACAATATCTTAATAATACCATTTTTAAAAATTATTGTCAACAATAAAATTTAAAAAAGTTTTAATTTTTTTCTGCCTACAAAAATCCTAGAGAGCTAAGTAAAATAGGATCCCTAAGTAATGTACGATACTACCACCTAAAACAAACAAGTGCCAGATTCCATGGTTGAAGGGGATTCTTTTGCATGCATAAAATATCACCCCTAAAGTATAAATCAATCCTCCAGCCAGTAACCAAAGAAATAGTCCTGGAGGAGCCATGCTGAGCATAGGTTTGACAGCAATAATGATTAACCAACCCATAATGACATAAATGATGGTAGACAGGTACTTGATCTTATTTATAGAGAGTACCTTTAAGATGATTCCAATAATTGCTAAGGACCAGATTACACCAAAAATACTCCAACCCCATGCACCCCTCATAGATACAAGAGCAATAGGTGTGTAGCTTCCAGCGATAAGCAAATAAATAGAAACATGATCGAGAATCCTCAATACCCTTTTGCTCTTTTCATGGAAAATACTATGATAGAGGGTAGAAGACATATATAGAAAAAACAATGTAAATCCATATATGCTAAAACTAACAATCCGCCAAACATCTCCACGAATACTGCCAAAGGCGACAAGAACTACTAATGCTGCAATACTAAGCAGTGCACCAATACCGTGACTTATACTATTGAAAATTTCTTCCTTAATAGTGTACCTGTTGACTAACTTATCAGAAGCCATGTCTTTACATTCACTCCCATCTTTATAATAAAATTATAACCATTTATGATTAAATTAAACCTATAAATGATTATATAGTAACTTTTACTAATATTATATACTACTTACAAGCTAAAAAACAAAAAAATATCTGAAAAAAATTATTTTATTAATCGAACTGTACAATTGTTTTCACTACTGCACTAAATAATTGTCAACTCAAGTCTTATTAATAATCATTTAGTATGACTTTATTTTTAAATAACTAAGATGTCCTCAGTAAGTGCCAGCTTAGAGAGGGTTTCTTAGTTTATTGGAAGCAATTTACTGAAAAACTATACTATAATATTAACATATTTGGTATAAGTTACAAAACACTTAAAAATATGATATGATATAGTTGCTATTGCATAAAAGGAGGAGGGGAAATGTATGAAAAAACTATAGATATATTAAAAAAAATCGGTGTTAATTATAAGGAGATTAAACATGAAGTGATTTTTCATGACCATAAGGCAGCAAAAGTCAAAAAAATATTTTCGTTAGAGGGAATAGAGACCAAAACCTTATTATTAAAAACAAAAAGAGAAGATTTATATGCATTTACTACGATAGAAGCAAAAAAGCTATATCCAAGCATAATAAAGAAATTATTAAATGAAAGGATAGCAATGGCTTCTTCAGAAGAAATCCTCTTATACACTGGATGTTTTCCAGGATGTGTTGCTCCGTTTGGCTATGCAAAGGAGATTTCTTTAATTGTAGATAGTGAAATATTTCAGTATGATAAGCTAATATTTTCACCAGGGGTTCCAATGAAAACTGTTGAAATTACTACAGCTGATTTTAGCAAATTATTGAAAAAAATTGATAATAAAGTAATGTATTTCTTTCCCTCCAGAAACTAAGCAATATCCTAGTTTCCTACAAATGCAGTCACTCAATAGGAAAATGAATAATAATTCCTTCTAAGGATACACTAAATAATAGTTTCATGGTCTTTTTAGTCCTTTTAAGTTTTGCCTACATATTTTGATCATCCTAAGGAAAACTAAAAAAATTCTCAATTATTTAGATTTAAATATTTATGAATTGCAGGTTGGACTTTAGTAAAGGAGGTAGCTAACACCCATAAAGGTAGTTTTGCTGTATTAAAATCAATGAAAGTATTATCTATACTTAATAATAAGGATGTTGTATAGCATAGTCTTAATAATGTTATATTATATGCATCTAATAAAAAGTAAAGAGAAAAAAATTATGTAAAGGAGTAAGTTAAGATGAAAAAATTAGGTTTACTGCCAAAATTAATCATTGGTATTATCATTGGTATTCTTATTGGTTCCACTAGAATTGAATTTTTAACAAGACTGTTAGTTACCTTTAGTGGAATTTTTGGCAACTTTTTAGGTTATGTTATTCCTCTACTCATTATTGGTTTTGTGGCCCCGGGGATTGCTGAGTTAGGTGGAAAAGCTGGAAAACTTCTAGGAATCACAGCGGGTATAGCCTATGTATCAACAGTAGTAGCTGGAATATTGGCTTTTCTTGCAGCTAGTTTAATTTTACCTAATATTATTGCAGCAGGAGGAGAGGCGGCAGCGGAGGGATTAGTAGCCAGCCCTTATTTTGAGATTCAGATGCCAGCTATTATGGGGGTTATGACAGCCCTTGTAACTGCCTTCCTTTTAGGACTAGGTATGGCGGCTATTAATGGCGATACTATGTTGCACTTTATGCAGGAGTTTCAAGAAATTATCCAAAAAGTTATTGAGAATATTATTATTCCACTATTGCCAGTACATATAGCTGGTATATTTGCAAGAATGGCTTATTCAGGAGAAGTAGCACAAACATTAGCTGTATTTGGTAGAGTTTTCGTACTAGTTATTGCTATTCACATCATTTACATTATTGCACAATACTTAGTTGCTGGTTCTATCACAGGAACAAATCCATTTAGAGCTATTAAAAACATGATGCCGGCGTATTTCACTGCTATTGGTACACAATCTTCGGCAGCAACGATTCCAGTTACAGTGAGAAGTACAAAAAATAATAATATATCGGATGAAGTAGCAGAGTTCGTAATACCTTTATGTGCTACCATTCACTTGGCAGGGAGCACTATTAGTTTGACTATGTGTGCTATTGCGGTAATGGCAATAGAAGGTATGTCACTAACCTTTGGACAAGTACTTCCCTTTATTTTGATGCTAGGAGTTACAATGGTAGCAGCTCCCGGAGTTCCTGGAGGAGCTATTATGGCGGCAGTAGGATTATTAGAAACAATGTTAGGATTTACAGACGGCCAATTAGCTTTAATGATGGCACTATACATTGCACAAGATAGTTTTGGGACTGCGGCCAATGTAACTGGTGATGGTGCTATTGCATTAATGGTTAATAAGTTTGCCAGAAAATCATAAGATAATGTGCATTTAATAATAAAACCCCTTCCATTAAGATTGGAGAGGGTTTTATTATTATAAAAACTTATTAATAACTCTACCCCAAAAGTTATAATTTGCTAAACGGAGTAGTTTTATATCAAGCTCAGACAATTGCAACACTACTTCTGAAATTCCCGCATATCTATGTTCATTACCATCACTAACGATGACAATAGAGTTCTCAAATCTATACTCTGGGTTGACTTTAATAATTGTCTCAGCGGGAAAAATAACGCTAGAGGTAAAAGAACGATAAGCATTGGTATTAATAGGAGCTAGCGGTGTAACCTGTACTACATTTAGCTTAGGGTCAACAAGACTCCCCCCTATAGAATAATTATAGGCAGTACTACCTGTAGAAGTAGCTACTAATATACCATCACCGCTAAAACGTTGTATAAGATGATTGTTTACAAAAATATCCAGGTGAACTGTTCTAGATTTATCTCCTTTAATGACAATCTCGTTGATTCCTCTTGTCTCAATACAATTAGTTCTGGTACATATAGTAGCTTCTAGGGGATTAATTTCTTCAATAAAGTAATCTCCAGCAGTATACTTGTCTAAAAAGTTGTCAATTTCATCTGGGTTTACCTCCGCAAAAAAGCCTAGATGACCAGTATTGATACCTATTATTGGGATATCGGGAAAGTCATATTGATGAATGGCTCTTAGAAAGGACCCATCTCCACCGATACAAATAATCAACTCAGCTTCAAAGTCAAAACTGTTAGGAACATGATAACCAAGCTTAATAAGTTTGCTTTTCAAATATTTTGCTGTGTCCATAGAAAATTTTGTGTCACTATGTAAAATGTTGATAATCCTTCTAGTATCCATACCACATTCTCCTTATATAGAAAAAATTATTGCTTCCAGTAAAAAAATATTTTAGCATACATGTATTATACTATACTTTGGTAATGATAATATTAATATTTCTTTAAAAAGTATTATTGGCAATAAACTTATGGTACCTCTATTCTAGCGTATATATTCTCAGTTTAAAACTTTTTAAAACTTTAAAGATGAAAATTTACTTGATCGTCAAGGGTGTATGGAATATAATATTCGTGGCTAAGGAAAAAAGATAAGTAGGTGAAAATATGATTATAGAAGGACAACAAAGGGAAGATACTATTGTTTATGAAGTTGAAGAAAAAGATGATCAACAAGTGGTAAAAGAGATTTTAAAAAAACGGTTACAAGTATCAAGTCGACTGTTAAGCAAGTTAAAAAAGAATGAGTCCATATTTTTAAATAATCATTATGTGAAGTATCATGAACTAGTAAAATCTGGAGACGTCATCAAGATCTCTATGAAGGAGGAACCCAGCCAATTTGAAGAAGAAGCTATCCCATTTTCTGTTATTTATGAGGATGTAGATATTATTGTTGTTAACAAACAACCGGGAATTGTTACGCATCCCACTAAAAGCCATCCAACTGGTACGATTGCTAATGCAGCACAATATTACTTAAACAGGAAGGAGATAAATTGCAGGATTAGGTTTGTCAATCGACTAGACATGGATACCTCTGGATTATTAATTATCGCTAAAAATCCCTATGCACATCATGTACTATCAGAGCAGATGCAGCAGGATCAAGTGGAAAAAAAGTATATCGCCTTTGTAGAAGGAGTAATAGAAAAGGATTTTGACACTATTATTCAACCTATATATAGACCTACTTTTGAATCCATTAAGCGGGTGGTAGATGAACGGGGTCAAAAATCTATTACAAAGTATAGGGTATTGGAAAGATATAAGAAGGCTACCATGGTTGAAGTACAGCTACTTACTGGTAGGACTCATCAAATTCGAGTACATATGACACATTTAGGACACCCTTTAATAGGAGACAGCCTTTATGGAACTACTTCCACTTTCATCCATCGACAAGCATTACATAGTAACTATTTGAAATTCCTTCAACCTAGATATAGAGAAGTTGTTGAAATTAAAGGAGATTTACCTGAAGACTTAAAACAATTACAGTATCAACTTAAAGAATAAAATAATCTGGTATAAAAAAATACAGCTTTCCAATTATGGCGGAAAGCTGTATTTTTTAACGTTTTGTTTTGGTGGAGATAAGGGGATTCGAACCCCTGGCCTCTTGACTGCCAGTCAAGCGCGCTCCCAGCTGCGCCATACCCCCTTGTGCATTTTGCTATATAACATTAATAGTATACAATAAAAAATATATTTTGTAAATATTTTTCAAATAAATTTATCCTTGACTTTGTAAATTCCAGATTTTCTCTTAGGTGGATAAGGTTTAACAGTAATGCATTATTTAC includes:
- a CDS encoding dicarboxylate/amino acid:cation symporter, whose product is MKKLGLLPKLIIGIIIGILIGSTRIEFLTRLLVTFSGIFGNFLGYVIPLLIIGFVAPGIAELGGKAGKLLGITAGIAYVSTVVAGILAFLAASLILPNIIAAGGEAAAEGLVASPYFEIQMPAIMGVMTALVTAFLLGLGMAAINGDTMLHFMQEFQEIIQKVIENIIIPLLPVHIAGIFARMAYSGEVAQTLAVFGRVFVLVIAIHIIYIIAQYLVAGSITGTNPFRAIKNMMPAYFTAIGTQSSAATIPVTVRSTKNNNISDEVAEFVIPLCATIHLAGSTISLTMCAIAVMAIEGMSLTFGQVLPFILMLGVTMVAAPGVPGGAIMAAVGLLETMLGFTDGQLALMMALYIAQDSFGTAANVTGDGAIALMVNKFARKS
- a CDS encoding YbaK/EbsC family protein; protein product: MYEKTIDILKKIGVNYKEIKHEVIFHDHKAAKVKKIFSLEGIETKTLLLKTKREDLYAFTTIEAKKLYPSIIKKLLNERIAMASSEEILLYTGCFPGCVAPFGYAKEISLIVDSEIFQYDKLIFSPGVPMKTVEITTADFSKLLKKIDNKVMYFFPSRN
- the trhA gene encoding PAQR family membrane homeostasis protein TrhA, translated to MASDKLVNRYTIKEEIFNSISHGIGALLSIAALVVLVAFGSIRGDVWRIVSFSIYGFTLFFLYMSSTLYHSIFHEKSKRVLRILDHVSIYLLIAGSYTPIALVSMRGAWGWSIFGVIWSLAIIGIILKVLSINKIKYLSTIIYVIMGWLIIIAVKPMLSMAPPGLFLWLLAGGLIYTLGVIFYACKRIPFNHGIWHLFVLGGSIVHYLGILFYLAL
- a CDS encoding NAD(+)/NADH kinase, producing MDTRRIINILHSDTKFSMDTAKYLKSKLIKLGYHVPNSFDFEAELIICIGGDGSFLRAIHQYDFPDIPIIGINTGHLGFFAEVNPDEIDNFLDKYTAGDYFIEEINPLEATICTRTNCIETRGINEIVIKGDKSRTVHLDIFVNNHLIQRFSGDGILVATSTGSTAYNYSIGGSLVDPKLNVVQVTPLAPINTNAYRSFTSSVIFPAETIIKVNPEYRFENSIVIVSDGNEHRYAGISEVVLQLSELDIKLLRLANYNFWGRVINKFL
- the cspD gene encoding cold-shock protein CspD, producing the protein MKTGKVKWFNAEKGFGFIEVEGGDDVFVHFTAITGDGFKTLEEGQSVEFDVVQGNRGPQAENVVKL
- a CDS encoding RluA family pseudouridine synthase, whose protein sequence is MIIEGQQREDTIVYEVEEKDDQQVVKEILKKRLQVSSRLLSKLKKNESIFLNNHYVKYHELVKSGDVIKISMKEEPSQFEEEAIPFSVIYEDVDIIVVNKQPGIVTHPTKSHPTGTIANAAQYYLNRKEINCRIRFVNRLDMDTSGLLIIAKNPYAHHVLSEQMQQDQVEKKYIAFVEGVIEKDFDTIIQPIYRPTFESIKRVVDERGQKSITKYRVLERYKKATMVEVQLLTGRTHQIRVHMTHLGHPLIGDSLYGTTSTFIHRQALHSNYLKFLQPRYREVVEIKGDLPEDLKQLQYQLKE